In Mustela lutreola isolate mMusLut2 chromosome 16, mMusLut2.pri, whole genome shotgun sequence, the genomic window CAGGCCCGGCCTAAGCCAAGACTAGGAGGGGACAGGCTGCTCCTCCCTGAGAGGGTCACCAGCCTGTGAGGGGAAACAGGTGAATGTCTCAGACCCAGGCTGAACACAGGGGGTTTCTGGTTGGGACTTTATAAAATGAGATTGGGACCCAGCTCAGAGGGACACTGTGGCCCTTGTACAGACCAGGAGCTTCCCCTTCCCTTGGATTGCATCAATTGTGGCTTTATTCTGTTTGCTCCAGATGGCCCGGACGCTCCCACCATTTCCCCCTCAGACTCCTATTACCATCCAGGGGCCAACCTCAATCTCTCCTGCCATGCAGCCTCTAACCCGCCTGCACAGTATTCTTGGCTTATCAATGGGAGGCCCCAGACAAACACACAGGAGCTCTTTATCCCCAACATCACTGCGAATGATAGTGGATCCTATACCTGCCTCGCCTCTAACTCTGACACTCGCCTCAATAAGACCACAGTCAAGATTATCACAGTCTCTGGTAAGTGGGTCCCTGGAGCATCTGCATGGATCGTTGTGGTGAAGGTCTGTCTGGCTTCCAGAAAAGAGCCTAGAAGTTATTTCCCATTTGCTTATGTCACAAGCAAATACCAAATCTGTCCCTGAACTCTACCATTACATGTCTGCAGACGcttcctccccttgctctctgaTTTCTCAAGGCAGACCTTGGGTCCAGCCTGGAATGTGGGAATTGGGTTCTCTCGGCcccagaaagccccatgtggtgGAGAGGGcttacagagggagaaggaaggtccTTTTGCTCCTGGTTCACCCTGTGACTGACTCTGCTCTGATGTCATCTGTGGTGGGACAGGAGCATATGGAGAAGGTATAGGAGAAGCCTGTCTTCAATCTGGCCAAATTGTGCTACCAGTTGTGCCAGAGTCTCCCTCATGTGAGGCCgccaagaaatgggcaaagcAAGCCTTGAGGCAGACCCTCTGACTATATCAGGCTCCGAAGTCTACCAGTTCTAGAACCCTCCGTGAAACCAGCATGTCTGATACACCAAACGAGAGCAATGAGTAATGGTAGATTCCCCAACAGAGTCCCTTTGCGGGACAGAAGGAGCAGTgccaaaattatatatttatacctaCAGCTAAGAATACCAGCCTTCTGTTAAAACTATGACCATTACTCTAAAGATTTCCTTTCTGTAATATTCAATCCACAGGCCAGGAAGTAAAAGTCAGATTCAGATTGAGAAACCCTTTAGATTGGAACTTCTCCAGGTCCTAAGCTCACAAAGACTGACTGGGCCATTCTCATTttctaataaattatttaacaaaagGGAAATGCCTTCCCTTTCTATGTAAAGCTACCATACTAGAGAGGGGGCCTGATCTTTTCAGAAAGCTCTAGAAAAGGGTCATGAGAAAGCCACTGTGTAAAAAATTCCACCTGATGATGAGGATGCTGGACACATGGGCTTAGAAGAGGTTCCTGGTGCTGATACCACAGTGATGTCTGGGCGGAGCAGACACATGACTAAGGGCGAGAGGGAACCTGAGGGTCAGAGGGCGAGGGACAGCCCTCTCCTTACAGATCATCACCTGAACAGAGACACTCATCCTTCTGCAGACAGCAAGGCCATCCTCTGGGGCACAGAGCTCACTGGGGCCCTCCAACTGGCTGGCATCTCAGAGGAAGGAGTGTGGCTCCACGCCCCAGGGGCCCATTCTCATCAGCCCCCTCCTGTGTTTCCCTGCAGAGCCCTTGGCCCAGCCCTCTCTCCATGCCAGCAACACCACACTCACAGAAGACGACTCTGTGTTCCTGACCTGCTCCACAAATAACACTGGGGTCTCTATCAGGTGGCTCTTCGATGGCCAGAGTCTAAAGCTCACAGAGAGGATGACGCTGTCCCAGGACAACAGCACCCTCACCATACACCCTGTCAGGAAGGAGGATGCCGGGAATTACCAATGTGAGGTCTCCAACCCAGGCGATTCCAGTAAAAGTGACCCTGTCAGGCTGGTTGTGAAAGGTAACTGACACCTTTCCCAGTGATACATCCTGGGACAATCACTCTACCAATGATGTGCAAAATGGATAGAAGTCACAGGGGGCAGAAGAGCAGAATAGAATCAAGAGACCATTTCAGTAAACAGGATGGCAGAGTGGTTAAGAGCTAAGTCTCTGAATCAGATATACTGTTTCTTATCCCAGGTCTGGCATTTACTGTGTGACCTTACACAAgattccttttttcctctgttaccatttttttttttgtgccgtATAATACACATAAggtttatcattttaaccattttcagtTTACAGTTCAGTGGCAATAGTACACCTATATTGTTGTGTAGCTGTCACCACCATCCATTAAACAGTCACTTCCTACTCCCAACTTGAACCCCATAACCACCATCCTACTTGCTGTCTCTAGAATGTGACTATTCTAAGATTACGTGGAATCATAatgacatttttttgtgtgtgtctctggattttttcacttagcatatcgtcttcagggttcatccatgttgtagcgtgtcagaatttcattcctttttaaagctgaataatattccctcgtgtgtatcacattttgtttatcatttatCTGTCTATgaacttttaaggttttttttcacCTCATGGGTATACAAATATCTACTAAAATCCCTGCTTTCAATTTATTGGGGCAtagacccagaagtggaattactgcatCAAATGGTAATTCTTTGTTCAATTTTTTGACAAACTCCCACACcatttccacagtgactgcaccacttacattcccaccagcaaatgCAGTGAAGTTTCAacttttccacatcctcgccaacacttgttttctctttttttgtttcattttgttttgctttgaatgACATCCATCCTCATGGATATGAGGTGATATCTAATTGTGATTTTTacctgcatttccctgattgtgAATGATGTTGAGCCTCTTTCCATGTGCCTGTTTGCCATCTGcttgtcttctttgtagaaatctCTGTTTAAGtcctctgccacccccccccccttttttttaagattttatttatctgacagagagccagtgagagagggaacacaagcagggggagtgggagaaggagaagaagaagaaggcttcCTACTGagatgggagcctgatgcagggctccatcccaggaccctgggatcatgacctgagctgaaggcagatgcttaatgactcagccatccaggcatccctcattttttctattaggttttttttgttgctgAGGTGTAGTTCTCTATtatggatattaaccccttatgggatatgtgatttgtaaatattttctcccactctgtgggttgttttttcattttgtggatagtgtcctttgatgtaCAAAAGCTTATAATTTTAATTGAAGCCCAATTTATCTAGTTTTTTTTATTGCCTATGCTTTTAGTTTCATATCCAAGAAATTGTTGCCAAACCCAAAGTCATAAAGTTTcaccctgtgttttcttctaagaggttTTATAGTTCtaactcttatatttaggtctctaatccactttgagttaatttttcataTGTGGTGTTAAGTAAGCATTCAGTTTTTTTGCATGgatgtctagttttcccaacacccatTTGCTAAAAAagctatcttttctccattgaatagTCTTGGCACCCCTGTCAAAAATGGTGTGACTGTGTATGTATagttttatttctgggatctctattctatttcattggtctATTTGCTTGTCTTTATGCTAGTACCACACTGTTtcgattactatagctttgtagtaaattttgaaatcggGAAAAGTGAgccctctaactttgttctttgttttggatATTTGGGGTCCCTTGAAgttacatatgaattttaggatagatgtctctatttttgaaaaaaaaaaaaagtcattgttatTTGACCAAGATTTCACTGAATCTgcagatcactttgggtagtactGTCTTCTTAAGTCTTCCAAAcgatgaacatggaatgtcttcacatttatttaggtctttaatttctttcagcagtgctgtatagttttcagtgtataagtctttcacctccttggttaaataaGTTCCTAagtattctattctttttgatgctgtggtaaatagaattttcttaatttcctttttggattattcattgttaatatatagaaatataactgatttctgtgtgttgatttagTATCTTGCAACTTTGCTGTATTTATTAGTTATAACAGATTTTGTGGACTCTTTAGTGTTTTCTATGTGTAAGTTCATGTCCTCTGTGAACAAAGAtcattttatacttcttttttccaatttggatacctttgcCTAATTATTGCCctagctagaacttccagtgcTATTTTGGATAAAAGTGACAAAAAcaggcatccctgtcttgttcctgatcttagaggaaaaactttgaGTCTTTCAACATTGAGTTAGATGTTGGCAGTGAGTTTTTCATCTGTGGCCATTATTATATTGAGGCAGTTTCCTTCTATCACTACTTttagggtttttatcatgaaagtatATTGAATTTTGTTGGATGCccttactgattcaatctccttactggttacaggttttttcatattttctatttcttcatgattccaTCTTGGTTGGTtttgtgtttctaagaatttgtccatttcattagGGTTATCAATTTGTTTGCAATTATTCATAgtacttctaaaatatttattatttctataaaattaataGTGATTTCCCCCACTTCCaattctgattttagtaattttaatctttttttaaattaaagttttgtcaattttattcatcttttttaagACTCAGTTTTTGGTTTCAtagattttctctgttgtttttctacttattattttatttatccccactctaatccttattattctcttccttctgctagctttgggtttagtttgttcttcttttttcagtttcttataaagttaggTTATTGTAAAGTGGAAATATTGTAAAGTGGAAAGGGTTATTATATGGATCAAATGAGATATATGTATTCACCAGAGCCTGGTACCTACTAAGTATGCCATAGTAGTAGCTAAACATTAATATTAATACATCAGGCTTGAGCtggtgaagaaaacagaaattaaaaaaaaaaaaagaaattaggaaaacagaatttaaaaaaaaaacagaaatttataaaaagatgcaaatgTATTATTTATGGCTGTAGAAGGCATTAGGCAAAAAGCCAGTGGGACATAGTTCCTGACTGAACACAGGAGAGGATAAAAAGGAGTCAAATGCAAAGTTTCAAGCCTACTATGTTAGTTTTATCCCCTGAGATGTGATCAAACTGGgactgcttatttatttatatttattgggaaaatatttatttatttattggggaaaaTGCCCGTGAGGGAAAGACAGGAGTGGGAGGAGCCTGGGAGGTTGCTCAGACCATCGTGTAAATTGTGACAGAATGAAGTTCTGTAAAGGTGCCTGTCTGCAAGACTGATGTAAGGAGGGGCCCTCGAACTCAAGTCACCCTTCAGAGGAAAATGGTTTCTCACAGAATTGGGCTTATTTCATATCCTTTCCCCTTACTGTCAGAAGTATGGGCTCTGTGCAAAGGAGATGGGTGAATTCAGAATGCACTCCCCAGGCCTTCCATCACTTAAGTCCTCACCACAAGAAACCCGAGGGGCACATACTTGTGGCTGCCACAGCTGGCACATGAAAAGGTGGGAAGTTATAGAAAAATAGCAATCAGTCTTTCTCACATTTCCAAAGCCTTCAAAAATATCTGAGCACAGACAGGCCAGGATGGAACTGAGGTAAGTCTGATCACAAGCCCAAAAAtacagtgagagaaaaaaaatcgaAGGATGAAGTCAGCTAATCACCGCACAGCAACTTTCCACAGAAAATGTATTCCTTGAAGGAACAGAAAGTAGAGACTACTACACATTGAGAGTTGTCCCCCAGGGGACCCCACTGTGAAATAATGtcactttcattcattcttctctcttctttccacgATAGGTGCTTTAACGCAGTTGAATCCTGGCCTCGCACCTGGGGTTATTGCTGGCATCGTGATTGGAGTCCTGGCTGGGGTTGCTGTGATAGTAACCCTGGTGTACTTTCTGTTTATCAGAAAGACTGGCGGGTATGATGACCTTTCCtcttgttcctctttctccaagTCTAACTGCCATGcttgggagagggaagaagacttTGCCCCTGTCTCTGCACCTGGATCTGttcctcccttctttctaaaCCCTTGCTTCCTGGCACTAATTCCTGTGGATCTCTTCTTCATGCTTCCCGGACCCCACTCTCTCTTGGACACAGTTATTCCCATCTACATCTGGCTTAGAGGGGGAAGATCCCCCTATGTTTTTATCTCCCAGTCAGGGAAGACAAGGTCCCAGGaggaaacaaatgaggaaatgaaaggaggagcaggagaaagtGAGTCGCGTGCTCTTTTGACAGTTGTAGGAGGGAGGGATAGGACAGGAAGAGAACctaagaaaaggcaaaaacaaccAAAGGCCTCTTGGACAATAAGTAAAGTGAGAAAAAAGCTACCGTCTACCTAAAGAAGGGGAAAGGTGTCGGAGTACAAGTAGGCTCCGATGCAAGGGACCCACATGTGGGACCCACATGTGGACATCCAGCAAACAGGAAAGGAACAAATCCTAGAGGGGATCGTGGATAGACTGAAGGAGGAGGCCCTAAGAGGAAAGGCAGTACCAACCACTGTATAAATGAACACTGAGAAACTCCAAGGAATTACTTGCTGACCATGTCCTTCCTAATTCAAGAAGCAAAGGCCCTATGCTTGGGAATGGCAGTCACAGTGTCTGATATTTATTTAGGGCAAATGACCTGCGTGATGTCACAGAGCACAAACCCTCAGCCTCCAACCACAGTAAGTAAAGCCACTCACCTAGTGAGACCTGGTGTGTTCCACCATGTGCCCTGCCATAGCAGGGAATCCTGGATTCCCAAACTACTTCTGACCTGAACTTTTGGAAGGGGATGTCCATTTCCTAACCTTAGGTTGGCATAGGTCCTCACACCCTTCTAGCCACAAAAGATTCCCCTGAGACACAGCCCTGGGAGAAATATTCACTCTGCCTGGGCGAAGCAGGCCTGAGCAAGATGGACCCATTTCCAGGAGTCATTTCCTTGCCCGCactcctcccctcctgcctctaCGACGGATGTGGGCATTCTCCTTTGGTGAAGCTTTCCCTGTCTTATGGTGCTCTGGGTACTGTGGGCCTCAATGTCCCTCCTTGCCACTAAAGCCTGTTGCTGAGAAATACATCCGGGTGAAAATTAAGACCCTGTGAACTGGAAGAAATTGTCAGAAGTGGGCTGGGGCCTCCTGTGGCTCTACTCTTAGCCCTCCTCTGGTACCAGTGCCCTGGGTCTGGACCACAGACTCTGAGGAAAGTGAATTCCTCAGGTGTTCATAGGCCACTTCCTTACCCTGCCCTCCTGCCAGCTGCCACCTCCTTCAGTTAGAAATCACAACAGCTTAGGACCCACCTCCCCACTCTCTCGCTCTCACCCCCTAATCCCCCATTCTACGGCCGTAAATGATCTTTGCATTTTCATGGATTGGGAACTCATCTTCTGTTTCCCCAGGTCAGGACCACTCTGACAATTTGTCTAAGGTAAGCACAGCCAGTTTCAATGCCTCATGGAAGTATCTCTGTGTAGAATGGGTTATTCTTGAAGATTCAAATGTGAGATCAAATTTGGGTCAAAATTCCTCAATGCAGCAACAAACAAAGGATTACTGGTTAATGTCTCCCTGGAGTCTACCTCATTACAAGAATGTGGACTTTAGAATTAACCCCATCCTGTATTTAATCCTGGCTGTGACTCTcagtagctctgtgaccttggacaagtaacTTAAGCTCTTTGAGCCATGGTtttgccatctgtaaaatgggcatgctGTCTACTTCAAAGAGAAGTTGAAGGAATCAAACGAGATGACCACTGGAAAACACCCAGCATAGCGCCCAGCATAAGGCACGAGATGGTTCTCCCTCCTCTACCCTCACTGACCCTGCTTTCACCAACAAAGGATGATATCCATTCTAATGGTTCTGAGGTCTTGGTTTCTTTACTTTACAATAATTTAACCAAATTTTTCTCAACCTTTCAGtagaatacatacatataccaaAAAGTACTTAAAccctaaatatattttaacaatgtataaATTTTCATGAGTTGACCACAAAAGTCACCCAGGTCACGAAATAAAACATGTCatcctccctttcccctgccaaaAAAACCCTCCAGTTATTTCCTTCCAAAGAGTAACCACTACCCTGGCTTTCAGTGCACTAGATTACTTTTGTCTGTTTATGCTCTTACAAAATGGGATATACAGTACATCCTTGTATGTGTCTAGCTTCTCTCATTCAaaattgttttgtgagattcatgCATGTCCTTGTATGCATTTATAGACTGTCCATTCTCTGTTGCTATATCACTGCATTCCAGTATGAGTAAATACTGTAATCTATCTCTTAAAATGATCACTCAACCAGATGTTAGCAAGCAGAGTAATCTTGGCTAATTAAAGCCCTTCTCCAAAGCTAAGAAGTTTCAAAATGGTGATAGCACATGGTGCTGAATCACAGCACACAAGGTGAGGGTCTGACCTATGCTCTGATTTAACTGACCACACTGCTCTTGCCTTTCAGAGTGAAGAAGTTGCATATTCTTCCCTGAACTTCAGTGCCCATGAACCAAAGAAAACAACTTcagcctccccatccccagcAGACACAGAAACGGTGTATACAGAAGTACAAAAGAAGTAACATGACCTGTCCTGCTCGCTGTGCTGACTCTTTCCAACCTTTCATTCCCATCATGAGGAGACCCTTTTACCCTcagggaaaaggggaagaagcCTCTTTCCCCACCTTATTCCCTAACAAGCTCCTCCAGGCTGCCTTGTCACAGTCCCTCCCTTCAGTGTCAATACATGAGAAGGTACATCCGGGATTCCTAGGAAACCCAACCTTCCTTGTCATTGAAATTTGGCAAAGGGGACCTTGGGAAGTTGCCAcaacctctgcccctcctcctttcttttttaaaacttccctATTCAGAGCACAGTCATTCCTTCCAGCCCCAGTCCTGTCCTATTGGAGTCTAACTTGAATTTGCCATAACCTTGAGAGTCCTCTCCTGATCCAATGAAATGCATGTgccaggaaagaagagagagaagaattaaaagcaaaagtTTCTATCTCTCCAAAGCCCCCTGCAAACCCCACCCTGCACAGGAAAACAAATATGCTAACCTGGGAAATTCTATACCTTTGTCTATTGTCAAAGTTGTCTACCAGGGCCTAAACACCTTAATGCTTAACTAGAAAGCCACCTAAGCCCTTTGACAAGCCTGTCTTCAGAGAACCCACTAGAAACAATTAGGAAAATTAATCACCGAGGTCAACAGGTGATTCCTaatggaaaatgcaaaaaaaaaagtatgtttcataattttcttcttcaaGGAAATGTCTACAGAAGGAGGGCTTATAAAGCTTCAGGGAGCAGTCAAGTCTTAGTAGAGATAATCAACTGGGAGTTTGGGAAAGGAGTCAGAGAGCTACCCTTCGGAGatgatttaaataattattaaagaatGCACTGTTTGGtatgttggggtttttttccctgaGATATTCTGCCATTGCAGTTTTTGCAAGTGCTTGTTCATGTGAAAGGTGCTATTTCTACTTAGCTATATAAGCTGAACTGACTGCCTTCAGCCAAAGAAGCCACCATAACCCCTCAAGTCCCCTTGGCCAGGAGTTCCTCAAGGTCCTCATGTTGGGGGCTCCAAAAAagaagagcagcagcagcagtttTCCTCTTTTGTGGCTAGAATGGGTCTAACTCAGTTTCCCGGCATCCTAGGCCAGTCTTCAACCACCACCACTTTCCATGTCTCTGCTGTGCGTGGTGTCTGCCCCACTCAATTTTCGGGAGACCTGGCTTCTGCTAAGGTGTGACTGGTCCTTGAGAAGTGGAGTGCCCTGAAGGGAACACACTCACACCCCTGTTGGCACTGCTAACCCCCGAGAAAGCTGCCCTGGTGTAGATGCTCCTGGGAAGCAGGGATGAGAAGGGTATTAGGACAGGGGAGGGGGATAACTGGTTCAGAGGCCCCATGAACAGCctctgaaatgtttttttttttttttttcccccatgggcATCTAGAAGTCCCAGCATgcagaacagaaaggaaggacaggggaaggagaggcaacGTATTTCCCAACCAGCCTCCTTCTAGACACAGTCTCTTTGTGGCTGTTGAGAAAAGGATTTCATTCGATATTACTTGATATCATGCTGTGTCTAAGAGGCCCCTCAAAGAGGGCAAGTTGGGAATTCTGTGCACTCAGGTACCTCTTTCAAGGGTTTTCTAACTCTGACACAGTCTGTATATACTTCCCCTCATCCATGCTATTCTGTGTTATTTAATTTTGTCTGGCTAGGGCCACATCTGAATTATTTGTAAAATCtgctttatatttataataaaaattataaagtcaaCATGAAGATGCTGCTTCGTGATTAATACTACTTTAGACAATATCTTCTttacaggcagaagaaagagaacttgCTGAACTGCGAGTCAGAGTAAGCCTAAGTTTGCAGGTATTTGATCCAGTGACCAGAAAATCAGCTAAAGTCATTTGCATGCTTGCTGATAAAGTGAGTCTATCTAGAAATGACAGGCTATAGCTTCAACCTGCTTGGGAGAAATTGCCTATTTTCTTCTGAGAGAGAGGATTTCAGGAGTAAAACATCTCCGGGCCTCATTAGTAGGGATAAGCAACACTTCCTGCAAGGGTGGCCCTGGTGAATGAGACGCAGCAGTACAGCTCGGGCTCGGAGCCTCCACAGGTCCAGTCACACAGACACCTCTCTAGGGTATTCTACCCTGAATAACCTTCATTTATTAATCCCACTAAGTATTAGCCTGTTCTCTCATCTCCTTCACTTCCAAGCTGTGGAAGCATGTGTGCTGCGTCCCCTGTCCTTGTCACCTGCTTTCTCCTGTCCCCTGTGCACCCCGAGACCACTAGATGCAGCAGAAAGTCAGTATCTGTCCTTAGCCCAGTTCAAAGGTATTTTCACCATTGTCTGCTTTTCCAATGTCTAAGACCATGGACAACTTTTCCTTCTTGGACAATCTCCTCCTTCCGTCCCCTGACCTTTGCATCACACCCCACGCCAGATTTAGCAGTGAGACCTGGACTGGATACTTCCACCACCACCCTCTTCCACAGCTTCGATGACC contains:
- the LOC131817999 gene encoding carcinoembryonic antigen-related cell adhesion molecule 1-like isoform X2, coding for MKPTSAPPQGGRVPWQDLLLAVSLLTLWNPPTTAQVTVESVPPSATEGKDVLLQVHNLPRDTGRFNWYKGATTEENLRIVSYILDTQKTVKGPAHSGRETVYPNGSLLFQNITLNDTGVYTLQIINRTYETVQVTGQLHVSAELPKPHITSNNSNPVENVDSVLLTCEPQTQNTSYLWSVSNKSLPASTRLELSLDNRTLTIHGVTRDDTGPYVCATWNPVSDGRSDPFTLNVLYGPDAPTISPSDSYYHPGANLNLSCHAASNPPAQYSWLINGRPQTNTQELFIPNITANDSGSYTCLASNSDTRLNKTTVKIITVSEPLAQPSLHASNTTLTEDDSVFLTCSTNNTGVSIRWLFDGQSLKLTERMTLSQDNSTLTIHPVRKEDAGNYQCEVSNPGDSSKSDPVRLVVKGALTQLNPGLAPGVIAGIVIGVLAGVAVIVTLVYFLFIRKTGGANDLRDVTEHKPSASNHSQDHSDNLSKSEEVAYSSLNFSAHEPKKTTSASPSPADTETVYTEVQKK
- the LOC131817999 gene encoding carcinoembryonic antigen-related cell adhesion molecule 1-like isoform X1, producing the protein MKPTSAPPQGGRVPWQDLLLAVSLLTLWNPPTTAQVTVESVPPSATEGKDVLLQVHNLPRDTGRFNWYKGATTEENLRIVSYILDTQKTVKGPAHSGRETVYPNGSLLFQNITLNDTGVYTLQIINRTYETVQVTGQLHVSAELPKPHITSNNSNPVENVDSVLLTCEPQTQNTSYLWSVSNKSLPASTRLELSLDNRTLTIHGVTRDDTGPYVCATWNPVSDGRSDPFTLNVLYGPDAPTISPSDSYYHPGANLNLSCHAASNPPAQYSWLINGRPQTNTQELFIPNITANDSGSYTCLASNSDTRLNKTTVKIITVSEPLAQPSLHASNTTLTEDDSVFLTCSTNNTGVSIRWLFDGQSLKLTERMTLSQDNSTLTIHPVRKEDAGNYQCEVSNPGDSSKSDPVRLVVKGALTQLNPGLAPGVIAGIVIGVLAGVAVIVTLVYFLFIRKTGGANDLRDVTEHKPSASNHSQDHSDNLSKSEEVAYSSLNFSAHEPKKTTSASPSPADTETKSQHAEQKGRTGEGEATYFPTSLLLDTVSLWLLRKGFHSILLDIMLCLRGPSKRASWEFCALRYLFQGFSNSDTVCIYFPSSMLFCVI
- the LOC131817999 gene encoding carcinoembryonic antigen-related cell adhesion molecule 1-like isoform X3 — translated: MKPTSAPPQGGRVPWQDLLLAVSLLTLWNPPTTAQVTVESVPPSATEGKDVLLQVHNLPRDTGRFNWYKGATTEENLRIVSYILDTQKTVKGPAHSGRETVYPNGSLLFQNITLNDTGVYTLQIINRTYETVQVTGQLHVSDGPDAPTISPSDSYYHPGANLNLSCHAASNPPAQYSWLINGRPQTNTQELFIPNITANDSGSYTCLASNSDTRLNKTTVKIITVSEPLAQPSLHASNTTLTEDDSVFLTCSTNNTGVSIRWLFDGQSLKLTERMTLSQDNSTLTIHPVRKEDAGNYQCEVSNPGDSSKSDPVRLVVKGALTQLNPGLAPGVIAGIVIGVLAGVAVIVTLVYFLFIRKTGGANDLRDVTEHKPSASNHSQDHSDNLSKSEEVAYSSLNFSAHEPKKTTSASPSPADTETKSQHAEQKGRTGEGEATYFPTSLLLDTVSLWLLRKGFHSILLDIMLCLRGPSKRASWEFCALRYLFQGFSNSDTVCIYFPSSMLFCVI
- the LOC131817999 gene encoding carcinoembryonic antigen-related cell adhesion molecule 21-like isoform X6; translated protein: MKPTSAPPQGGRVPWQDLLLAVSLLTLWNPPTTAQVTVESVPPSATEGKDVLLQVHNLPRDTGRFNWYKGATTEENLRIVSYILDTQKTVKGPAHSGRETVYPNGSLLFQNITLNDTGVYTLQIINRTYETVQVTGQLHVSEPLAQPSLHASNTTLTEDDSVFLTCSTNNTGVSIRWLFDGQSLKLTERMTLSQDNSTLTIHPVRKEDAGNYQCEVSNPGDSSKSDPVRLVVKGALTQLNPGLAPGVIAGIVIGVLAGVAVIVTLVYFLFIRKTGGANDLRDVTEHKPSASNHSQDHSDNLSKSEEVAYSSLNFSAHEPKKTTSASPSPADTETKSQHAEQKGRTGEGEATYFPTSLLLDTVSLWLLRKGFHSILLDIMLCLRGPSKRASWEFCALRYLFQGFSNSDTVCIYFPSSMLFCVI